CATAGCGGGCCTCGGCCCGGGCCAACGACGGCGCATTATCTGACCAATAAGCCACGCCGCCGCGAATGCGCTCCTCGGTCAAAAAGAGGGCCCGGTAGCGATGCCAAGGCTGAGCCTCGTAGGGACGGGTCATCGCGGCGATGACGCGCGGGTCGTAGTGGGCCTGACCCAGCCGCGCGCCGAGCCAACCGCGGTCGAACCCGTACCGCTCGGCCATCTCGGCCACGAACGCCCGTTTGCCGGCAGCATAGTCTTCTGGCACGGTCTCGGCGAAAGCCGCCCGCCCCAGCACCGACAACCCGAAGACCAGGACCAGCGCCAGGCGTGAGAAAGTCCGACATCCGGAATTTGACATACCACGTCGAGTATAGGCGCGAACGCTCTATACAGGAAGCCTTTTTTGTTGTGTATGGATCGCCATGACGATGCCAAAACCAACCATGATCGTGACCAGGGAGGTGCCCCCATAGCTGATCAACGGCAAGGGCACACCGACCACCGGCAACAGGCCGGTGACCATGCCGGTGTTCACAAAGAGGTAGACGAAGAAGATCATCGCCAACCCGCCCGCGAGCAGCCGACCATAGGTATCCTGGGCCTGGCTCGCGATGTAAAGGGTCCGGAAGATGATGAACAGGTACAGCGCCAGCACCGCCAAGATACCGATGAGCCCGTGTTCCTCGCCGAGCACCGCGAAGATGAAGTCCGTCGAACGTTCGGGCAGAAACTCCAGGTGGGACTGGGTACCGTAGAGCCAGCCCTTGCCGTGAATACCGCCCGAGCCGATCGCGATCTGCGACTGGATGATGTGATAGCCAGCCCCGAGCGGATCGCTCTCCGGATTGAGAAAGGTGAACACGCGTTGGCGCTGGTAGTCGCGCATCGTCATCCAAAGGACCGGTGCGAGCGCCGCGGCCAGCCCCCCGAGCAGCAGGATCAGTCGCCAGCTCAGCCCGGCGAAGAAGATCACCAGGACACCAGCGCTCGCGACCAAGAGCGCCGTACCGAGATCGGGCT
This portion of the Thioflavicoccus mobilis 8321 genome encodes:
- the rodA gene encoding rod shape-determining protein RodA → MTGSDRTVRLSSFDNAPKTGLLTRLHLDWPLLFGLLLLCGTGLLVLYSAVDQDLQRVGDQLLRLAIAFALMVAVAQIPPAQLRRWSFALFAAGVAMLVLVWLVGDTGKGAQRWLDLGIVRFQPSELLKLAVPMVLAWLFARRPLPPTFPQLLLAALIVLVPVVLIARQPDLGTALLVASAGVLVIFFAGLSWRLILLLGGLAAALAPVLWMTMRDYQRQRVFTFLNPESDPLGAGYHIIQSQIAIGSGGIHGKGWLYGTQSHLEFLPERSTDFIFAVLGEEHGLIGILAVLALYLFIIFRTLYIASQAQDTYGRLLAGGLAMIFFVYLFVNTGMVTGLLPVVGVPLPLISYGGTSLVTIMVGFGIVMAIHTQQKRLPV